The following coding sequences are from one Hymenobacter sp. DG25A window:
- a CDS encoding ABC transporter ATP-binding protein, with protein sequence MLQAINIRKSYNTLEVLKGIDLTIKKSEIVSIVGSSGAGKSTLLHILGTLDTPDSGEVLFDGENVSALGRSSLARFRNRHIGFIFQFHNLLPEFTALENVCLPAYLAGRSEKETRVRARELLGMLNLERRADHKPSEMSGGEQQRTAVARALINSPEIIFADEPSGNLDSQNAQELHQIFFLLRKELGQTFVIVTHNDQLAAMADRTITMKDGHISE encoded by the coding sequence TTGCTGCAAGCCATTAACATCCGCAAGAGTTACAACACGCTGGAGGTGCTCAAGGGCATCGATCTGACCATCAAGAAGTCGGAAATCGTGTCGATAGTGGGGTCATCGGGAGCGGGCAAAAGTACGCTGCTGCACATTCTGGGCACCTTGGATACGCCGGACTCCGGCGAGGTGCTGTTTGATGGCGAAAACGTAAGTGCGCTGGGCCGCTCCAGCCTGGCGCGGTTCCGCAACCGGCACATTGGCTTCATCTTCCAGTTTCATAACCTGCTGCCCGAGTTCACCGCCCTCGAAAACGTTTGCCTGCCGGCTTACCTGGCGGGGCGCTCCGAGAAGGAAACCCGCGTGCGGGCCCGCGAATTGCTTGGCATGCTGAACCTGGAGCGCCGCGCCGACCACAAGCCCTCCGAAATGAGCGGCGGCGAGCAGCAGCGCACGGCCGTAGCCCGCGCCCTCATCAACTCCCCGGAAATCATCTTTGCCGATGAGCCCTCCGGCAACCTGGACTCGCAGAATGCGCAGGAACTGCACCAGATTTTCTTCCTGCTGCGCAAAGAGCTGGGCCAGACGTTCGTCATCGTGACGCACAACGACCAGCTGGCCGCCATGGCTGACCGCACCATCACCATGAAAGACGGGCATATTTCCGAATAA
- a CDS encoding MBOAT family O-acyltransferase gives MLVLHTIVFFSLLGLVPAAWLLPERWQISAVSLLTAAFLLYVAPISALMLLLTAAASYWVFKSARLRPSGAVLLAIGQAVAVWMVFKSEWPAQAGWWTQVGVPLGLSYYTFRQIHYAIERYKQTLPRHTWADYLRYLFFLPTMLVGPINRFPDFLRDVRRRRWDGALASVGLERVLYGYVKVVVLGNALLTNKLGHLLTALEPQHPALATYLGILRFAGNAYVQFAGYSDIAIGLSLLLGFRTGENFAAPFLAPNLNDFWKRYHISLSQWCRDYVFSPLLSLTRRPMLAIAASMLVLGLWHEWSGRYLVWGALQGLGILFWHQYQRFAEKQPEVVPVLPAWLGVFLTLHFYCFSCVIIREPSWQAVAHTFYRLLS, from the coding sequence ATGCTCGTCCTTCATACCATCGTGTTTTTTAGCCTGCTGGGGCTTGTGCCGGCCGCCTGGCTGCTGCCGGAGCGGTGGCAGATCAGTGCCGTCAGCCTGCTGACGGCGGCCTTTCTGCTGTACGTGGCCCCCATTTCGGCCCTGATGCTGCTGCTCACGGCGGCCGCCAGCTACTGGGTGTTTAAAAGCGCCCGGCTGCGTCCTTCGGGCGCCGTGCTGCTGGCCATTGGTCAGGCGGTGGCAGTCTGGATGGTATTCAAATCGGAGTGGCCGGCGCAGGCCGGGTGGTGGACGCAGGTGGGCGTGCCGCTGGGATTGTCCTACTATACTTTCCGGCAGATTCACTACGCCATTGAGCGCTACAAGCAAACCCTGCCGCGCCACACCTGGGCCGATTATCTGCGCTACCTATTCTTCCTGCCTACCATGCTGGTGGGCCCCATCAACCGCTTTCCTGATTTTCTGCGGGATGTCCGCCGCCGCCGCTGGGATGGTGCGCTGGCATCCGTAGGGCTGGAGCGGGTGTTGTATGGCTACGTGAAGGTGGTGGTGCTGGGCAATGCGCTGCTCACCAACAAACTGGGGCACCTGCTCACGGCTCTGGAGCCGCAGCATCCGGCGCTGGCCACGTATCTGGGTATCCTGCGGTTTGCCGGCAACGCCTACGTGCAGTTTGCGGGGTATTCAGACATTGCCATCGGGTTAAGCCTGCTGCTGGGCTTCCGGACGGGGGAGAATTTTGCCGCGCCCTTTCTGGCCCCCAATCTGAATGACTTCTGGAAGCGCTACCACATTTCCCTTTCGCAATGGTGCCGCGACTACGTGTTTTCTCCGCTGCTGAGCCTCACGCGCCGGCCCATGCTGGCCATTGCGGCCTCCATGCTGGTGCTGGGGCTCTGGCACGAGTGGTCGGGGCGGTATCTGGTGTGGGGGGCGCTGCAGGGGCTGGGCATTCTGTTCTGGCACCAGTATCAGCGCTTTGCGGAAAAGCAGCCGGAGGTGGTGCCGGTGCTGCCCGCCTGGCTGGGCGTTTTTCTTACCCTGCACTTCTACTGCTTTAGTTGCGTGATTATCCGCGAGCCATCCTGGCAGGCCGTGGCACATACCTTTTACCGTTTACTGAGCTAA
- a CDS encoding AMP-binding protein: MSTLTATRWADVVQTVARFSEPARQSAAFLDLGNRRITYRQLTERIEQLAAVFARLGLREGDRVVVSVEDEVETAFLFWALLRYGLTAILLDPEVKPDRARALIRTAEPVAFIADEAFLQRLQIDEKQYKVLPVRMEEAPKGQLFRKLLGRSQASTGASQTYPALLVREAPGPLPAAISPDTVAYVLFTSGTTSDTKGVQITHRNLFSHLQTLTNVYGFDADTRLMNILLLYHADGIIQGPILAGYNAAVCIRPLRFDLSNIGALLDSVYKYRVTHLIAVPAMLALIQRFSDGYEDSFRTPDFRFIISVSSHLEEALWGAFAVRFGVRLVNVYGLTETVAGGLFCGPGDESYRIGTVGKPVDMEARIVNDFDEEVGDETEGELWLRGDNVMLAYLNNPTATAEVLTPDGWLRSGDIAMRSTDGYYRITGRKKNIIVSGGVNIHPEEITEVLNTHPAVAEAVSFGVSDEVFGEKLISCVVFKEEATATEVELTSYCRERLEEKKVPAVIHSLDELPKGLSGKVQLKVVQQRLAMHVAQAPNNGPDFRSLVREAASQAFKVPGEQLRPESNSRSMAGWDSMAHLDFIVRLEKALGTEFSTAEIMVMNSLQTAEDVARKKLATR; encoded by the coding sequence ATGTCTACTCTTACCGCAACCCGTTGGGCCGATGTCGTCCAAACCGTAGCTCGCTTCAGTGAGCCCGCCCGCCAGAGCGCCGCCTTTCTGGATCTGGGCAACCGTCGAATTACGTATCGTCAGCTCACAGAACGCATAGAGCAGCTGGCCGCCGTTTTTGCCCGGCTGGGGCTGCGGGAGGGCGACCGGGTAGTGGTTTCGGTGGAGGATGAAGTGGAAACCGCCTTCCTGTTCTGGGCGCTGCTGCGCTATGGCCTCACCGCTATTCTGCTGGACCCCGAGGTGAAGCCCGACCGGGCCCGGGCGCTTATCCGCACGGCGGAGCCAGTGGCGTTTATTGCGGATGAAGCCTTTTTGCAGCGCCTGCAAATTGATGAGAAGCAGTATAAAGTGCTGCCGGTACGCATGGAGGAAGCGCCCAAAGGGCAGCTTTTCCGGAAGCTGCTGGGCCGCAGTCAGGCTTCGACCGGAGCTAGCCAGACGTATCCGGCCCTGCTGGTGCGCGAAGCGCCCGGCCCGCTGCCCGCTGCCATCAGCCCCGATACGGTAGCCTACGTGCTCTTTACCTCCGGCACTACTTCTGATACCAAAGGCGTGCAAATTACGCACCGCAACCTGTTCAGCCATCTGCAGACGCTGACCAACGTGTATGGCTTTGATGCCGATACGCGCCTGATGAACATCCTGCTGCTCTACCATGCCGATGGCATCATTCAGGGCCCAATTCTGGCGGGCTATAACGCCGCTGTCTGTATTCGGCCGCTGCGCTTTGATCTGAGCAACATTGGGGCCCTGCTGGATTCTGTTTATAAGTACCGGGTAACGCACCTGATTGCCGTACCGGCTATGCTGGCGCTCATTCAGCGCTTTTCCGATGGCTACGAAGACAGCTTCCGGACCCCGGATTTTCGCTTTATCATTTCCGTTTCCTCGCATCTGGAAGAAGCCCTCTGGGGCGCTTTTGCCGTGCGCTTTGGGGTGCGGCTGGTGAATGTGTACGGCCTCACGGAAACCGTAGCCGGCGGCCTGTTCTGCGGCCCCGGCGACGAAAGCTACCGCATAGGCACCGTGGGTAAACCCGTAGACATGGAGGCCCGCATCGTAAATGACTTTGATGAGGAAGTAGGCGACGAAACGGAAGGTGAGCTGTGGCTGCGCGGCGACAATGTTATGCTGGCGTACCTGAACAACCCCACCGCCACAGCTGAAGTGCTAACGCCCGATGGCTGGCTGCGCTCCGGCGACATAGCCATGCGCAGCACCGATGGCTACTACCGCATTACGGGCCGCAAAAAGAACATCATCGTTTCCGGCGGGGTCAATATTCATCCTGAGGAAATTACGGAGGTTCTGAACACGCATCCCGCAGTGGCCGAAGCCGTGAGCTTTGGCGTGTCCGATGAGGTGTTCGGGGAAAAGTTGATCAGTTGCGTGGTCTTTAAGGAGGAGGCTACGGCCACGGAGGTAGAGCTGACCAGCTACTGCCGTGAGCGGCTGGAAGAGAAGAAAGTGCCGGCCGTTATTCACTCTCTGGATGAGCTGCCCAAAGGCCTGTCCGGGAAAGTGCAGCTGAAAGTGGTGCAGCAGCGGCTGGCCATGCACGTTGCGCAGGCCCCCAATAACGGCCCCGATTTCCGCTCGCTGGTGCGCGAGGCGGCCTCGCAGGCCTTTAAAGTGCCTGGTGAGCAACTCCGCCCCGAGTCCAACTCGCGCAGCATGGCCGGCTGGGACTCCATGGCCCACCTGGACTTTATCGTTCGGCTGGAGAAGGCCCTGGGAACGGAGTTTTCTACGGCAGAAATTATGGTGATGAACAGCTTACAAACCGCTGAAGACGTTGCGCGCAAAAAACTCGCCACCCGCTGA